A region from the Musa acuminata AAA Group cultivar baxijiao chromosome BXJ1-10, Cavendish_Baxijiao_AAA, whole genome shotgun sequence genome encodes:
- the LOC103999774 gene encoding probable protein phosphatase 2C 47 isoform X1, giving the protein MVAEAEVIHQSLDVQCRVAMEIDEIVDISAAAAAAAVAELGPEAAAVTVDVTVSELELRKSDAILDISVKPLLFVPSIRSGSFADIGHRRYMEDEHIRIDNLSSHLGSLLRCPMPSAFYGVFDGHGGPDAAAYTKKHATRFLFKDANFPRASEADNNFVESVENSVREAFLLADLALAEDSTVSSSSGTTALTAMVFGRILLVANAGDCRAVLCRKGEAVDMSQDHRPINAAERQRVEQSGGFVDDGYLNGILSVTRALGDWDLKMPRGSPSPLIAEPEFRQAMLTEDDEFLIIGCDGIWDVMSSQHAVGVVRRGLRRHDDPERCARELVMEALRLNTVDNLTVIVVCFSDEYGGSSASPCHEPGQQQQQQQQPRTRCCKSLSVEALCNLRSLLDNGGSN; this is encoded by the exons ATGGTGGCAGAAGCGGAGGTTATCCACCAGAGCCTCGACGTGCAGTGCCGCGTCGCTATGGAGATTGACGAGATCGTCGATATCtccgcagcggcagcggcagcggcggtagCAGAGCTGGGACCCGAGGCTGCCGCGGTCACGGTTGATGTTACCGTTTCTGAGCTG GAATTGAGAAAGTCAGATGCCATTTTGGATATTTCTGTAAAGCCACTTCTGTTTGTTCCCAGCATCCGGTCTGGTAGTTTTGCTGACATTGGGCACCGGAGATACATGGAAGATGAGCATATTCGTATTGACAATCTCTCATCACATCTAGGCTCTCTGCTTAGGTGCCCTATGCCTAGCGCCTTCTATGGG GTATTTGATGGCCATGGAGGTCCGGATGCTGCTGCTTACACTAAGAAGCATGCAACTAGGTTTTTGTTCAAAGATGCTAATTTTCCTCGGGCATCAGAAGCTGATAacaattttgtagaatctgtagagaACTCTGTTCGGGAAGCATTCCTTCTTGCTGATCTTGCTTTGGCTGAGGACTCCACTGTTAGCAGTTCTTCAGGGACTACAGCTCTCACAGCTATGGTGTTTGGAAG GATTCTCCTGGTAGCCAATGCAGGTGACTGTCGAGCAGTCTTATGCAGGAAAGGTGAAGCAGTTGATATGTCGCAAGATCATAGGCCCATCAATGCAGCTGAGCGGCAAAGAGTTGAACAGTCGGGGGGTTTTGTTGATGATGGGTACCTCAATGGCATCCTGTCCGTCACACGAGCTTTGGGAGACTGGGACTTGAAAATGCCGCGAGGTTCTCCCTCACCACTCATTGCAGAGCCAGAATTCAGGCAGGCAATGCTGACCGAGGACGATGAGTTTCTAATAATCGGTTGTGATGGAATATGGGATGTCATGTCAAGCCAACATGCGGTTGGTGTAGTGCGCAGGGGCCTCAGGCGGCATGACGACCCTGAACGGTGTGCGAGGGAGCTCGTCATGGAGGCACTAAGGCTCAACACAGTTGATAATCTCACAGTGATCGTGGTCTGCTTTTCGGATGAATATGGTGGGTCCTCTGCTTCACCATGCCATGAGCcagggcagcagcagcagcagcagcagcagcccagGACGAGGTGTTGCAAAAGCTTGTCGGTGGAGGCCCTCTGTAATCTGAGGAGCTTGCTGGATAATGGTGGTAGCAATTGA
- the LOC103999774 gene encoding probable protein phosphatase 2C 47 isoform X2, giving the protein MLPFLSCIRSGSFADIGHRRYMEDEHIRIDNLSSHLGSLLRCPMPSAFYGVFDGHGGPDAAAYTKKHATRFLFKDANFPRASEADNNFVESVENSVREAFLLADLALAEDSTVSSSSGTTALTAMVFGRILLVANAGDCRAVLCRKGEAVDMSQDHRPINAAERQRVEQSGGFVDDGYLNGILSVTRALGDWDLKMPRGSPSPLIAEPEFRQAMLTEDDEFLIIGCDGIWDVMSSQHAVGVVRRGLRRHDDPERCARELVMEALRLNTVDNLTVIVVCFSDEYGGSSASPCHEPGQQQQQQQQPRTRCCKSLSVEALCNLRSLLDNGGSN; this is encoded by the exons ATGTTACCGTTTCTGAGCTG CATCCGGTCTGGTAGTTTTGCTGACATTGGGCACCGGAGATACATGGAAGATGAGCATATTCGTATTGACAATCTCTCATCACATCTAGGCTCTCTGCTTAGGTGCCCTATGCCTAGCGCCTTCTATGGG GTATTTGATGGCCATGGAGGTCCGGATGCTGCTGCTTACACTAAGAAGCATGCAACTAGGTTTTTGTTCAAAGATGCTAATTTTCCTCGGGCATCAGAAGCTGATAacaattttgtagaatctgtagagaACTCTGTTCGGGAAGCATTCCTTCTTGCTGATCTTGCTTTGGCTGAGGACTCCACTGTTAGCAGTTCTTCAGGGACTACAGCTCTCACAGCTATGGTGTTTGGAAG GATTCTCCTGGTAGCCAATGCAGGTGACTGTCGAGCAGTCTTATGCAGGAAAGGTGAAGCAGTTGATATGTCGCAAGATCATAGGCCCATCAATGCAGCTGAGCGGCAAAGAGTTGAACAGTCGGGGGGTTTTGTTGATGATGGGTACCTCAATGGCATCCTGTCCGTCACACGAGCTTTGGGAGACTGGGACTTGAAAATGCCGCGAGGTTCTCCCTCACCACTCATTGCAGAGCCAGAATTCAGGCAGGCAATGCTGACCGAGGACGATGAGTTTCTAATAATCGGTTGTGATGGAATATGGGATGTCATGTCAAGCCAACATGCGGTTGGTGTAGTGCGCAGGGGCCTCAGGCGGCATGACGACCCTGAACGGTGTGCGAGGGAGCTCGTCATGGAGGCACTAAGGCTCAACACAGTTGATAATCTCACAGTGATCGTGGTCTGCTTTTCGGATGAATATGGTGGGTCCTCTGCTTCACCATGCCATGAGCcagggcagcagcagcagcagcagcagcagcccagGACGAGGTGTTGCAAAAGCTTGTCGGTGGAGGCCCTCTGTAATCTGAGGAGCTTGCTGGATAATGGTGGTAGCAATTGA